The Candidatus Binatia bacterium genome has a window encoding:
- a CDS encoding cupin domain-containing protein yields the protein MNHPVAIRPEDHAIFQPSKMGKATLFESERLLVGLNSFEPGQEHALHAHTGMDKVYQVVAGEGEFLLEGEEVPMSAGMVLVAPEGVPHGIRNTGKERLIVLAILAPGPR from the coding sequence ATGAATCACCCTGTAGCGATCCGACCCGAGGACCATGCGATCTTCCAACCCTCCAAAATGGGTAAGGCGACACTTTTCGAATCCGAGCGCTTGCTGGTCGGACTCAATAGTTTCGAGCCAGGGCAAGAGCATGCGCTCCACGCGCATACCGGGATGGACAAAGTCTACCAGGTCGTCGCGGGCGAGGGGGAATTCCTTCTCGAAGGCGAAGAGGTGCCGATGTCCGCCGGGATGGTCCTGGTGGCCCCGGAAGGCGTACCCCATGGGATTCGCAATACAGGCAAGGAAAGGTTGATCGTGCTGGCCATCCTCGCGCCCGGACCCCGCTGA
- the yaaA gene encoding peroxide stress protein YaaA yields the protein MLIVISPAKSLDFESPLATDKSSTPRMLRDSRELVSVMAQKSAKDLSKLMSISAPLGELNHERFQQWHTPFTPDNSRPALTAFTGDVYLGMDAPGSFTSRDYTHAQKTLRILSGLYGVLRPLDLMQAYRLEMGTSLPNGRGKDLYAFWADRITRTLNADLAESPGAKVLVNLASNEYFHSVRANEVEGRIVTPKFLDAKDDGPYKIVSFFAKRARGAMSGWLIRERIKSVSAISDFTGMGYRFDDSRSSPEEPVFVRENSSKS from the coding sequence GTGCTGATTGTTATTTCTCCCGCCAAATCGCTGGATTTCGAGTCCCCTCTGGCCACCGACAAGTCCTCAACGCCGAGGATGCTGCGAGATTCGCGCGAGCTGGTCTCGGTCATGGCGCAGAAATCGGCGAAGGATCTCTCGAAGTTGATGAGCATATCGGCCCCTCTCGGGGAGTTGAACCACGAGCGTTTTCAGCAGTGGCACACGCCCTTCACCCCGGACAACTCGCGCCCAGCGCTCACGGCTTTTACCGGCGACGTCTATCTCGGGATGGACGCGCCCGGTTCGTTCACGAGTCGCGACTACACCCATGCGCAAAAGACTCTGCGCATCCTGTCGGGTCTATATGGCGTGCTGCGGCCTCTTGATCTCATGCAGGCCTACCGGCTTGAGATGGGCACCTCCTTGCCCAATGGTCGTGGCAAGGATCTGTATGCGTTTTGGGCCGATCGGATCACCCGAACTTTGAACGCCGACCTGGCGGAAAGCCCCGGGGCAAAAGTTCTGGTCAATCTGGCGTCCAACGAATATTTCCATTCGGTACGCGCCAATGAGGTCGAAGGGCGGATCGTCACGCCCAAATTTCTGGATGCCAAGGATGACGGCCCCTACAAGATCGTGAGCTTTTTCGCCAAGCGTGCCCGCGGTGCGATGTCCGGCTGGCTGATCCGAGAGAGGATCAAATCGGTCTCGGCCATAAGCGACTTCACAGGGATGGGCTATCGGTTTGACGACAGTCGTTCGTCGCCGGAGGAGCCGGTCTTCGTGCGCGAAAACAGCAGCAAGAGTTAG
- a CDS encoding glutathione S-transferase family protein — MSEKHTLFAITHSLYSGRARSYLIKNQIPFQELSTGHESFKNDILPLAKLPTIPTLKTPDGTVIRDGAAIIEYFEQATGHPCQPSTARQKVVSSLFDLVGTDGLLRPAMHYRWNFPDQNLSFLRHHFYYSQRDVPARPEKTERMMEKMRFVAGLWGVRDETKDLVESLYLELLAALDTHFSAHPYLLGGKPCIGDFGLIAPLYAHLGRDPYPARIMQEKAVRVYRWVERMNRGDADTPEFFEASEDYLPNDEIPATLIETLRILSADLLPETEAAAETINQWLRATPPAPGVPAERFLGKAHFSVRGQPIESVAQPYRFFQLQRAQDTFDSLTEPERTSVRSLLTDTGLADLLTIRLSRRLAQRENLEVWL; from the coding sequence ATGTCGGAGAAACATACTCTTTTTGCCATCACGCACTCCTTGTATTCAGGAAGGGCGCGCTCCTACCTGATCAAGAATCAGATCCCGTTTCAGGAGCTTTCCACGGGCCACGAAAGCTTCAAGAACGATATTCTCCCGCTGGCAAAATTACCGACGATTCCGACCCTCAAGACGCCGGACGGCACCGTTATTCGAGACGGAGCCGCAATCATCGAATATTTCGAGCAGGCCACCGGGCATCCCTGCCAACCCTCTACGGCGCGCCAGAAGGTGGTCAGTTCCCTTTTCGACCTGGTTGGAACCGATGGCCTCCTGCGCCCGGCCATGCATTACCGCTGGAACTTCCCGGACCAGAACCTCAGCTTTCTCAGGCACCATTTCTACTACTCCCAGCGAGACGTCCCGGCGCGTCCGGAGAAAACGGAACGCATGATGGAGAAAATGCGCTTTGTTGCGGGGCTCTGGGGGGTTCGTGACGAAACAAAGGATTTGGTCGAGTCACTCTATCTGGAGCTTCTGGCGGCCCTCGATACTCATTTTTCGGCCCACCCTTACCTCCTCGGCGGCAAACCCTGTATCGGCGACTTCGGCCTGATCGCGCCCCTCTATGCCCATTTGGGACGCGACCCCTATCCCGCACGAATCATGCAGGAAAAAGCAGTTCGAGTTTACCGTTGGGTCGAGCGCATGAACCGAGGCGACGCCGATACTCCAGAATTCTTTGAGGCAAGCGAAGACTACCTGCCCAACGACGAGATCCCTGCGACCTTGATCGAGACCCTGCGAATTCTTTCCGCCGACCTGCTGCCCGAGACAGAGGCCGCCGCAGAAACCATCAATCAATGGCTTCGGGCGACCCCGCCGGCACCGGGAGTGCCGGCCGAGCGCTTTCTCGGCAAGGCGCATTTCTCGGTCCGCGGTCAACCGATCGAGTCGGTGGCTCAGCCCTATCGATTCTTCCAATTACAGCGCGCACAGGATACCTTCGATTCCCTCACCGAACCTGAGCGCACTTCGGTGCGCTCCCTGCTGACCGACACCGGCCTCGCCGATCTCCTGACGATCCGCCTGTCCAGACGCCT